The Clupea harengus unplaced genomic scaffold, Ch_v2.0.2, whole genome shotgun sequence genome has a window encoding:
- the LOC122128486 gene encoding rho GTPase-activating protein 19-like, whose product MFWLAKKPHRETLCSVVNNHDMNPKGQPVIFNPDFFVEKLRHEKPGVFTDLVLSNITRLIDLPGVEFAQLLGEVETKVPISTGFLRSFNFLKRKDKGVIFGAPITEEGIAQIYQLIEYLSKSLHVEGLFRVPGNSIRQQALREMLNNGADIDLETGDYHPNDVATVLKVFLGELPEPLLTQRHFHAHLKIVELTILDEGGNKSSTPDKERQIQALQLLLMLLPPANRSLLKLLLDLLYQTAKHQDKNKMSASNLALMFAPHIIWPKRVHANDLKENINKLNDSITFLIKHSQKLFRAPTYVRELARMHFVGSKSKDDMDLGGCIPHLSVTVVPSKRPCVEDSSTGAAPHTQEALRELFNHVSNMPDSAKKKKLIRQFNKQEPSGTPVSTRSSVKKHSRSRTFSGIIKRKVLGSQAGDKGDRHVSTESPVVLSQGKEKVGSTSFSRACLSPGEQTTIGKLQY is encoded by the exons AGAAACTTTGTGCAGCGTTGTGAACAACCACGACATGAACCCCAAGGGCCAGCCTGTCATTTTCAACCCAGACTTCTTTGTAGAGAAACTTCGTCATGAGAAGCCAGGCGTTTTTACCGATCTTGTGCTAAGCAACATTACACGACTCATTGATTTGCCAGGGGTAGAGTTTGCTCAACTTTTGGGGGAAGTTGAAACTAAAGTACCTATCTCCACTGGCTTCCTCCGATCCTTCAATTTCCTCAAACGCAAAG ATAAGGGAGTCATATTTGGAGCTCCTATAACAGAAGAGGGAATAGCACAAATATACCAACTCATTGAGTACCTTAGCAAAA GCCTGCATGTGGAGGGTCTCTTCCGAGTGCCGGGGAACAGCATCCGGCAGCAGGCCCTGCGAGAGATGCTCAACAACGGGGCGGACATCGACCTGGAGACGGGGGACTACCACCCCAATGACGTGGCCACCGTGCTCAAGGTCTTCCTGGGGGAGCTGCCAGAACCGCTGCTGACTCAACGTCACTTCCACGCCCATCTCAAAATAGTCG AGCTCACAATCCTGGACGAGGGGGGCAACAAGAGCAGCACTCCAGATAAGGAACGTCAGATCCAggccctccagctcctcctcatgCTTCTGCCCCCCGCCAACCGCAGCCTGCTCAAGCTACTCCTGGACCTGCTCTACCAGACAGCCAAACACCAAGACAAAAACAAGATGTCAGCCTCCAATCTGGCCCTCATGTTCGCCCCACACATCATTTGGCCAAAAAGA GTGCACGCTAATGATCTAAAGGAGAATATTAACAAGCTGAATGACAGCATCACTTTTCTCATCAAGCACTCTCAGAAATTGTTCAGG GCACCTACCTACGTCAGAGAACTTGCTAGAATGCATTTCGTAGGATCAAAGTCAAAG GATGACATGGACCTCGGCGGATGCATCCCCCACCTTAGTGTCACGGTGGTGCCCAGCAAGAGGCCCTGTGTGGAGGACAGCTCCACCGGGGCGGCGCCGCACACGCAGGAGGCCCTTCGAGAGCTCTTCAACCACGTCAGCAACATGCCCGACTCCGCCAAGAAGAAGAAGCTCATACGCCAG TTCAATAAGCAAGAACCTTCTGGAACTCCTGTGTCCACCCGGTCATCAGTCAAGAAGCACAGTCGCTCTCGTACCTTCAGTGGGATAATAAAG AGGAAGGTTCTAGGGAGTCAGGCAGGTGACAAGGGGGATCGACACGTTTCAACCGAGTCTCCTGTAGTCCTGAGTCAAGGCAAAGAGAAAGTG